A region from the Salvia splendens isolate huo1 chromosome 15, SspV2, whole genome shotgun sequence genome encodes:
- the LOC121767288 gene encoding dirigent protein 22-like, whose amino-acid sequence MAGAAGTTILAFTILTLSSLLLPTNSDQFSRKLNKREMGISTKREKLSHLHFYFHDIVSGRNPTAVIVAEAAATNSSATGFGMVVMIDDPLTTGPNVSSKIVGRAQGLYGSADLTEFGLLMALNFVFLEGKFNGSTLSVLGRNAAMAAVREMPIVGGSGVFRFARGYAQARTHFINMKTGDAIVEYNVYVLHY is encoded by the coding sequence ATGGCCGGAGCAGCCGGGACCACCATCCTCGCATTCACCATTCTCACCCTTTCATCCCTTCTCCTTCCCACAAACTCGGATCAGTTCTCAAGAAAACTGAACAAACGAGAAATGGGGATATCAACGAAGCGAGAGAAGCTAAGCCACCTCCACTTCTACTTCCACGACATCGTCAGCGGCCGCAACCCCACCGCCGTTATTGTGGCCGAGGCCGCCGCTACCAACTCCTCCGCCACCGGCTTCGGCATGGTGGTGATGATAGACGACCCCCTCACCACCGGCCCCAACGTGAGCTCCAAGATCGTGGGCCGGGCTCAGGGGCTCTACGGCTCTGCCGACTTGACTGAGTTCGGCCTTCTGATGGCGCTCAATTTCGtgtttttggagggaaaattcAACGGCAGCACGCTGAGCGTGCTGGGCCGGAACGCGGCGATGGCTGCCGTGAGGGAGATGCCGATCGTCGGAGGCAGCGGCGTGTTCCGGTTTGCGAGAGGGTATGCTCAGGCGAGGACTCATTTCATTAACATGAAAACAGGGGACGCTATTGTGGAATATAATGTCTATGTTTTGCATTATTGA